A genomic segment from Peromyscus maniculatus bairdii isolate BWxNUB_F1_BW_parent chromosome 11, HU_Pman_BW_mat_3.1, whole genome shotgun sequence encodes:
- the LOC102903061 gene encoding olfactory receptor 6N2-like, producing MDHVNHTWTQTFILAGFTPTGTLRPLAFLGTLCIYLLTLAGNLFIIVLVQADSGLSTPMYFFISVLSFLELWYVSTTVPTLLRTLLHGHSPIPSAACFVQLYVFHSLGMTECYLLGVMALDRYLAICRPLHYHALMSRQVQLWLAGATWVAGFSAALVPASLTATLPYCLKEVAHYFCDLAPLMRLACMDTSWHAQVHGAVIGVATGCNFVLILGLYGGILRAVLKLPSAASRAKAFSTCSSHMTVVALFYASAFTVYVGSPQNRPEGTDKLIALVYALLTPFLNPIIYSLRNKEVKEAVKRVRDKIRTFLREA from the coding sequence ATGGATCATGTTAACCATACCTGGACCCAGACTTTCATCCTCGCTGGTTTCACTCCCACGGGCACTCTGCGACCTCTTGCCTTCCTTGGGACCCTGTGCATCTATCTCCTCACACTTGCAGGGAACTTGTTCATTATCGTCCTTGTTCAAGCAGATTCAGGACTGTCCACTCCCATGTACTTCTTTATCAGCGTCCTCTCCTTCCTGGAACTCTGGTATGTCAGCACCACAGTGCCCACCTTGCTCCGTACCCTGCTCCATGGACATTCACCCATCCCATCAGCTGCATGCTTTGTCCAGCTGTATGTCTTCCACTCCTTGGGCATGACTGAGTGCTACCTGTTAGGTGTCATGGCTCTGGACCGCTACCTGGCCATCTGTCGCCCACTCCATTACCACGCTCTCATGAGCAGACAGGTACAGCTGTGGCTAGCGGGTGCCACTTGGGTGGCTGGCTTCTCGGCTGCCCTGGTGCCTGCCAGTCTCACTGCCACTTTACCCTATTGCTTGAAAGAGGTAGCCCATTACTTTTGTGACCTGGCACCACTAATGAGGTTGGCATGTATGGACACAAGCTGGCATGCTCAGGTTCATGGGGCAGTGATTGGCGTGGCCACTGGATGCAATTTCGTCCTCATCTTGGGACTCTATGGGGGTATTCTGAGAGCTGTCCTGAAGCTGCCTTCAGCTGCCAGTCGTGCCAAAGCCTTCTCCACTTGTTCTTCCCACATGACTGTAGTGGCCCTGTTCTATGCTTCTGCTTTTACTGTGTATGTGGGCTCACCTCAGAACAGACCTGAGGGCACTGACAAGCTTATTGCTTTAGTGTATGCCCTTCTGACTCCGTTCCTCAACCCCATCATCTATTCCCTTCGCAACAAAGAAGTGAAGGAGGCTGTGAAGAGGGTCCGGGACAAGATCAGGACTTTCCTGAGGGAAGCCTGA
- the LOC102909037 gene encoding interferon-activable protein 204-like: protein MFHATVATVNEYFHVKVFNINLKEKFTKKNVIIISNYFKFKGILEINEASSVFEAGPDQKIEVTNSLIREANKPPKFSDFPNYGLGVVVYGLFTLHKKKVNPKTTIYEIQDDWENNIEVVGHGKWYNINGKEGDKFQLFCFQLKTIDKQLKLVCGDHSFIKVTKAGKKNTPCRFEAKR from the exons atgtttcatgctACAGTGGCCACTGTGAATGAATATTTCCATGTGAAAGTTTTCAACATCAACCTGAAAGAGAAGTTCACAAAAAAGAATGTCATAATAATCTCCAATTACTTCAAGTTCAAAGGAATCCTAGAGATAAATgaggcttcctctgtgtttgaaGCTGGTCCTGACCAGAAGATTGAAGTCACCAACAGTCTTATCAGAGAAGCAAATAAACCTCCCAAGTTTTCTGATTTTCCCAACTATGGCCTTGGAGTAGTGGTTTATGGGTTGTTTACATTACATAAG AAAAAAGTGAACCCAAAGACCACAATCTACGAAATACAGGATGATTGGGAAAATAACATAGAAGTTGTAGGGCATGGAAAATGGTACAACATCAACGGTAAAGAAGGAGATAAATTTCAACTCTTCTGCTTTCAACTGAAAACAATTGACAAGCAACTGAAGTTGGTGTGTGGTGATCACAGTTTCATTAAG GTCACCAAGGCTGGGAAAAAGAACACCCCTTGCAGATTTGAGgccaaaagatga
- the LOC143267875 gene encoding large ribosomal subunit protein eL8: protein MAVMDHRTENGKPVQRQRAILYKRLKVPPAINQFTQALDRQTATQLLKLAHKYRPETKQEKKQRLLARAEKKAAGKGDVPTKRPPVLRAGVNRVTTLVENKKAQLVVIAHDVDPIELVVFLPALCQKMGVPYCIIKGKARLGRLVHRKTCTTVAFTQVNSEDKGALAKLVEAIRTNYNDRYDEIHRHWGGNVLGPKSVARIAKLEKAKAKELATKLG, encoded by the exons ATGGCAGTTATGGATCACAGGACAGAGAATGGAAAGCCAGTG CAGCGGCAAAGAGCCATCCTCTATAAGCGGCTCAAGGTACCTCCTGCCATTAACCAGTTCACACAGGCCCTGGACCGGCAAACAGCTACCCAGCTGCTTAAGCTTGCTCACAAGTACAGGCCAGAGACAAAGCAGGAGAAGAAGCAAAGGCTGCTGGCCCGAGCTGAGAAGAAAGCTGCTGGCAAAGGGGACGTCCCGACTAAAAGACCACCTGTCCTCCGAGCAGGGGTCAATAGAGTCACCACCTTGGTGGAGAACAAGAAGGCTCAGCTGGTGGTCATTGCCCACGATGTAGACCCCATTGAGCTggtggtcttcctgcctgccctgtgcCAAAAGATGGGGGTCCCCTACTGCATCATCAAGGGAAAGGCCAGGCTGGGGCGGCTGGTCCACaggaagacatgcaccactgttgCCTTCACACAGGTTAACTCGGAAGACAAGGGTGCTCTGGCTAAGCTGGTGGAAGCTATTAGGACCAATTACAACGACAGATATGATGAGATCCACCGCCACTGGGGAGGCAACGTCCTGGGTCCTAAATCTGTGGCTCGGATTGCCaagctggaaaaggcaaaggCCAAAGAACTCGCCACTAAATTGGGTTAA
- the LOC102903369 gene encoding olfactory receptor 6N1-like: MDHVNYTWTQTFILAGFTPTGTLQHLAIFGTLCIYLLTLAGNLFIIILVQADSGLSTPMYFFISVLSFLELWYVSTTVPTLLRTLLHGHSPIPSAACFVQLYVFHSLGMTECYLLGVMALDRYLAICRPLHYHALMSKQVQLRLVGGTWVAGFSAALVPASLTATLPYCLKEVAHYFCDLAPLMQLSCVDTSWHAQVYIVVIGMINTCNLVLILALYGGIVKAVLKLPSAASRAKAFSTCSSHVTVVTLFFGSAFIVYVGPPDIRAEGRGKLIALVYTFLTPFLNPIIYTLRNKEVKEAVKRVSQRVKALLN, translated from the coding sequence ATGGATCATGTTAATTACACCTGGACCCAGACTTTCATTCTTGCTGGTTTCACTCCCACCGGTACCTTGCAACATCTTGCAATCTTTGGGACCCTGTGCATCTATCTCCTCACACTTGCAGGGAACTTGTTCATCATCATCCTTGTTCAAGCAGATTCAGGACTGTCCACTCCCATGTACTTCTTTATCAGCGTCCTCTCCTTCCTGGAACTCTGGTATGTCAGCACCACAGTGCCCACCTTGCTCCGTACCCTGCTCCATGGACATTCACCCATCCCATCAGCTGCATGCTTTGTCCAGCTGTATGTCTTCCACTCCTTGGGCATGACTGAGTGCTACCTGTTAGGTGTCATGGCTCTGGACCGCTACCTGGCCATCTGTCGTCCACTCCACTACCATGCTCTCATGAGCAAACAGGTACAGCTACGGCTAGTTGGAGGGACATGGGTGGCTGGCTTCTCAGCTGCCCTGGTGCCTGCCAGTCTCACTGCCACTTTACCCTATTGCTTGAAAGAGGTAGCCCATTACTTTTGTGACCTGGCACCACTAATGCAGTTGTCATGTGTGGACACAAGCTGGCATGCTCAGGTttatattgttgtgattggtaTGATCAATACGTGCAATCTTGTCCTCATCTTGGCCCTCTATGGAGGTATTGTGAAAGCCGTGCTGAAGCTGCCTTCAGCTGCTAGCCGGGCCAAAGCCTTCTCCACCTGTTCATCCCACGTAACTGTAGTGACACTGTTCTTCGGCTCTGCCTTCATTGTGTATGTTGGGCCACCGGACATTCGAGCTGAGGGCAGAGGCAAGCTTATTGCCTTGGTATACACTTTTCTCACCCCTTTTCTCAACCCCATTATTTATACCCTTCGCAATAAGGAAGTAAAAGAAGCCGTTAAGAGGGTCTCACAGAGGGTTAAGGCTTTGCTGAATTGA
- the Or6n2 gene encoding olfactory receptor 6N2 — protein sequence MDQHNLSSLSEFVLLGFPNVGHVRGWLFVLLLLAYLFTIGGNMLIFLVIRLDAALHKPMYHFVSVLSFLELWYTATTIPKMLANLLSDKKTISFAGCLLQTYFFHSLGASECYLLTAMAYDRYLAICRPLHYPSIMTTALCAKMAAGCWTCGFLCPISEVILVSQLPFCNYNEIPHIFCDFPPLLSLACKDTSTNVLVDFAVNAFIILITFLFIMTSYGRIIGAVLKIKTAAGRRKAFSTCASHLIVVLIFFGSIIFMYVRLKKSYSLTLDRTLAVVYSVLTPLANPIIYSLRNKELIQAIKRTIFKKGEKVSPTHH from the coding sequence ATGGATCAACACAACTTGTCAAGCCTGTCTGAGTTTGTGCTCCTTGGCTTCCCCAATGTGGGACATGTCAGGGGCTGGCTTTTTGTCTTGCTGCTGTTGGCATATTTGTTCACCATTGGTGGTAATATGCTCATCTTCCTAGTCATCCGACTGGATGCAGCCCTTCACAAACCCATGTACCACTTTGTCAGTGTTCTCTCTTTCTTGGAGTTGTGGTATACAGCCACCACCATCCCCAAGATGCTAGCTAACCTTCTCAGTGATAAGAAGACCATTTCTTTTGCAGGATGCCTCCTTCAGACCTATTTCTTCCACTCCCTAGGGGCCTCTGAATGCTACCTCCTTACAGCGATGGCCTATGACCGATACCTGGCCATCTGCCGGCCGCTCCACTACCCTTCAATTATGACCACAGCACTCTGTGCCAAgatggctgctggctgctggacTTGTGGTTTCCTGTGTCCTATTtctgaggtcatcctggtctctCAGCTCCCCTTCTGTAACTACAATGAAATCCCTCACATCTTTTGTGATTTTCCACCTCTTCTGAGCTTGGCCTGCAAGGACACCTCCACAAATGTTCTAGTGGACTTTGCTGTCAATGCCTTCATCATCCTTatcactttcctttttattatgaCTTCTTATGGGAGAATCATTGGTGCTGTACTGAAGATAAAAACagcagcaggaagaaggaaggcctTCTCCACATGTGCCTCACATCTCATTGTGGTCCTCATATTCTTTGGGAGCATCATATTTATGTATGTTCGGCTAAAGAAGAGCTATTCACTGACTCTTGACCGGACTCTAGCTGTAGTCTATTCTGTGTTAACACCTTTGGCCAATCCTATTATCTATAGTCTTCGAAACAAGGAACTAATTCAGGCCATCAAGAGGACCATTTTCAAGAAGGGGGAGAAAGTCAGTCCAACTCATCATTGA